One genomic region from Epinephelus fuscoguttatus linkage group LG6, E.fuscoguttatus.final_Chr_v1 encodes:
- the LOC125890474 gene encoding uncharacterized protein LOC125890474, which yields MTTPPLTTPPLIRPPLTTPPLIRPPLTTPPLTTPPLIRPPLTTPPAAQSGILAASAGPHAALTESPAHRTRKRKGPKNEDCGVGTMQTLWKEVAIGVGAG from the exons ATGACCACACCACCACTGACCACGCCACCACTGATCAGGCCACCACTGACCACGCCACCACTGATCAGGCCACCACTGACCACACCACCACTGACCACGCCACCACTGATCAGGCCACCACTGACCACGCCACCAGCAGCCCAAAGTGGAATCTTGGCAGCCTCAGCAGGACCACATGCAGCCCTGACAGAATCCCCAGCACACAGAACACGGAAAAGGAAAG GGCCAAAAAATGAAGATTGTGGAGTGGGAACCATGCAAACTCTG TGGAAAGAAGTGGCCATTGGAGTGGGTGCCGGATAA
- the LOC125890258 gene encoding uncharacterized protein LOC125890258: protein MPNLLCRLCLAQWTPDRGDLIKSGYWVATVHADTLFSMDVFSTFEEMKTVAPCLSRQAFLRMLESRTVLFGRDGKIHGDVFQRSFVEYTFCQYQCDRMANVEQFTCPACTPNMLALCANGNRKQYRFRQSKGSEEPYFDGTFISRDADVHHFVEDVRCKIKSTAGRGTCGASQWSAARETARRASKLDEEGLEVVVCRHGVLLKALNMYRGEIFAYPLFLQKELQATTKGQFYCTDIACKYWPYLEKLAASMMDLRPLLQMRPFLSVMHAKAHSTKCEIIWSGRNQEGAGTTAGEEVEMVNSYLSRCALTTKYMTKSARNDILTIHAIGWNRRKQDGLHLALSSRYIKTATKFDTCDGGNWEKRRKNSWRRSSSTMSRCHVRSGLMWRRWRADSLW, encoded by the exons ATGCCAAATCTGCTGTGCAGATTGTGTCTGGCACAGTGGACACCTGACCGGGGAGACCTTATAAAGAGTGGATATTGGGTGGCAACTGTGCATGCTGACACTTTGTTTTCAATGGATGTCTTCAGCACATTCGAAGAGATGAAAACTGTTGCCCCTTGTTTGTCAAGACAAGCATTTTTGCGGATGTTGGAGAGCAGGACTGTTCTCTTTGGAAGG GATGGGAAAATACATGGAGATGTCTTCCAACGAAGCTTCGTTGAATATACATTCTGCCAGTACCAATGTGACAGAATGGCCAACGTGGAACAGTTCACCTGCCCAGCATGTACACCAAACATGCTTGCTCTCTGTGCAAATGGCAACAGAAAACAATACCGATTTCGGCAGTCAAAAGG GTCAGAGGAGCCATATTTTGATGGGACCTTTATCTCCAGAGACGCAGATGTCCACCATTTTGTTGAGGACGTCAGATGCAAAATTAAAAGT ACTGCTGGGAGAGGAACCTGTGGAGCAAGTCAGTGGTCTGCTGCTCGGGAGACTGCAAGAAGAGCGAGCAAACTTGATGAAGAGGGGCTTGAGGTGGTTGTTTGCAGGCATGGAGTGTTGCTCAAGGCTCTCAATATGTACAGGGGAGAAATATTTGCCTATCCCCTGTTCCTGCAAAAAGAGCTTCAGGCAACCACAAAAGGGCAGTTCTACTGCACAGATATTGCCTGCAAATACTGGCCCTACCTGGAGAAGCTGGCAGCATCCATGATGGACCTCAGACCTTTGCTGCAGATGAGGCCATTCCTGTCCGTCATGCATGCCAAGGCCCATTCAACCAAGTGTGAG ATCATCTGGAGTGGCAGAAACCAGGAGGGTGCAGGCACAACTGCAGGGGAGGAGGTGGAAATGGTAAACAGCTACCTTTCTCGTTGTGCCCTCACCACCAAGTATATGACAAAATCTG CCAGGAATGACATACTGACGATCCACGCAATTGGGTGGAACAGACGGAAGCAGGATGGCCTTCATCTTGCCTTGTCCAGCAGATATATCAAG ACAGCAACAAAATTTGACACTTGCGACGGAGGAAATtgggagaagagaagaaaaaactcCTGGAGACGATCAAGCTCTACAATGAGCAGGTGCCACGTGAGGAGCGGATTGATGTGGAGAAGGTGGAGAGCAGACTCTCTGTGGTAG